In Terriglobia bacterium, the DNA window GGTCAATCATCGCCCCGATGGCCGTTGGTGTTGTTGGTATAGCGATGTTCAAAGGAGTGGAAACATTAAATCTCGTACTACTACCAATGATGGTCGCTGCACTGGGTATCCTAGCATCAATTGTCGGGACATTTTTTTCGCCGATCGCGCGATGAACCGCCTCGTCTACCGGAATTTCGGAGATCACGAAGCGCTGCTCATCTCGCACGCGGTCACCGCCGGCACCGGCGGCGGCGTTCGGTTCTACGAGCTGCGCCTCAACGGTGCCTGCACCGCCACGAACTGCGCCACCCCCACGATCTTCCAGCAGGGCACGTTCGCGCCCGACGCGTCGTTCCGCTGGATGAGCAGCATGGCGTTCGACCAGGTCGGCAACATCGCGATGGGCTACACGACCTCGAGCTCGACGATCAACCCGAGCATTCGCTACACCGGCCGGCTCACGACCGACGCCCTCGGGACGATGGGCCAGGGCGAAGCCACCCTCATCGCGGGCACCGGCTCGCAGACCGGCAACAACCTGTCGCGCTGGGGCGATTACAGCTCGATGAACATCGACCCGAGCGACGACTGCACGTTCTGGTACACGCAGGAGTATTACTCCGCCGACAGCCCGTACTCCTGGCAGACACGGATCGGCGCGTTCAAGTTCGACGCGTGCGGGACCTGTCCCCTCGTCGGCGCTCCCGTGCTCACGGTCGATCGGTGGCCCTCCGGAATCTCGCTCTCGTGGACCGCTTCGGCGAACGCCGACCGATACGAAGTCGTCGAGGGCGGTCTCGCGGCGCTGATCTCGAGCGGCGGCAATTACGCGGCCTCGATGTCCGGCTGCCTCGGCGGCGGCCTCACCGCGACGTCGCTCGAGGTCGACGAGCCGGACCCTTCGCCGGGCGGAGGCTCGTGGTACCTGGTGCGAGGGACCCGGGGCAGCTGCCGGGGCACCTTCGGCGACGGAGGGGTCAGCGGAGCCGCCGCTCGGGACGCCGGCATCGGGTCCGCCTCCTCGGCCTGTCCGTGATCGTCAGCGCCCGCGGGCCCGCGAGATGAACGCCTCCTGCGCGGCGCGCCGCTCCTCACCGTCCCGGGGGGTCCGCCGGAGGTAGAGCCCGTCGGGGCCGCAGTCCCAGGCCGAGGCGTTGTCCTGCTCGTAGACCTCGAGGATCGCGTCCAGCTCGCGCTTCACCGCGTCGTCCTCGACGGGCAGGACCGTCTCGACCCGGTTGTCGAGGTTCCGCTTCATCCAGTCCGCCGAGCCGATGAAGAACTCGGGCGCGCCGTCGTTCTCGAACCGGTAGATCCGGCTGTGCTCGAGGAATCGGCCGACCACCCCGAAAACGCGAGTGCCGAACGACAGGCCGGGGACGCCCGGTCTGAGGCAGCAGAGGCCGCGCACGTTGAGCTTGATCGGCACTCCGGCGAGACCCGCCCGGTAGAGCTCCCGGATGATCTCCGGATCCTGGAGCTGGTTCATCTTCGCGTGGATCCCCGAGGGCTTCCCGGCGGCCGCGTTCTCGGCCTCGCGCCGGATCAGCTCGACGAACCGCCTGCGCATCGCGGCCGGCGCGAGCAGGAGCTTGCGGTACCCTGCGGGCGGGATCGCTCCCGTCAGCTCGTTGTAGACCGCCGCGGCGTCCTCGCAGACCAGAGGATCGCACGTCAGGATCCCGACGTCCTCGTAGATCCTCGCGGTCCCGGTGTGGTAGTTGCCGCTCCCGACGTGGACGTAGCGGCGGATGCGCCCCGCCTCCTCCCGCACGACGAGCGCGAGCTTGACGTGGGTCTTGAGCCGCTCGACCCCGTAGGAGACGTGGACCCCCTCGTTCTCGAGGTACTGCCCCCAGGCGATGTTGGGCGCCTCGTCGAAACGCGCGGTGATCTCCACCAGCACCGCCACCTGTTTTCCGCGCCGCGCCGCGTCGGCCAGCGCGCGGACGATCGGGGAGTCGGCGTTCGTCCGGTAGATGGTCAGCTTGATCGCCAGTACGTCGGGGTCGGCCGCGGCGGACTCGAGGAATCGCAGGACCGCGGTGTCGAAGTCGTCGTAGGGGTGGTGGAGCAGGATGTCGCCCCGCGCGATCTCCTCGAAGATCGCGCCACTCGAATGCGGGTCGAGCCCGCGGAGGCGCGGGTGCGTGACCGGCACGTGTCGCGGGAATCGCAGCTCGTCGTGTCCCGGGGCATCGAGCCTCAGGAGGTCGGACATGCCGAGGAACGCCTCCGTCGGGTACACGTCGTCCCGCTCGATCTTGAGCTGGGCCGAGAGCCACCCGACGATCTTCCGCGGCATCTCGGCATCCAGCTCGAGCCGGACGACCCCGGCGAATCGCCGGGCCTTCAGCTCGTCGGACACCAGGCGGACGATGCTCCCGGGCTCGCGAAGCTCCTCCTCGTCCTCGAGGTCCAGGGATCGCTGCCGGTCTCCCTCGGCACCCCTCGTGACCCTAAAGACGTGGATACGCCTCGGCGGTGTGGACGGGAACATCAGGTCGAGATTCGCGGCAATCACCTGCTCGAGCGGGGTGAACCCCGCGCCGCCGGGGAGCGGCACCCACCGGGGCCGGTTGCCGGGCATCTTGATCCGGACGAACCGCTCGCGATCGCCGTCGTCCGGGAGCAGCACCGCCAGGTTCAGCCCGACGTTGCTGATGAACGGGAACGGGTGCTCCGCGTCCACCGCCAGCGGGGTGAGGATCGGTTGGACGGAGAGGCGGAAGTACTCGCGGAGGAAAACCTTCTGCCCCCCTTCGAGTCCGTCGTACGGGAGGATCGGAAGCCGGTGCTCCGCGAGGCCGGGGAGGATCTCCTCGCGGACGGCCCGGCCGAGTTTCTCCGCCTGGCGAAGCAGCTCCTCCCGGCAGGCGGCGAACTCCTGATGGGGCGAAAGACCGTCGAGCGACGCCTTCTTCGAGCCCCTCTGGATCTGGCGCTTCAGCCCGCTCATCCGCTTCATGAAGAACTCGTCGTGGAGCATGCCCATGATGCCGGCGAACTTGACGCGCTCGAGGAGCGGGATGTCGCGGTCCTCCACGAGGGCGAGGACGCGGCGGGCGAAGGAGAGCCAGCTCAGCTCGCGGTTGAGGTAGGCTTGCGGGGAATCGATCCACTCCAGTGGGGACGGCTCTTGGGACACGTCGTAACCTCTCCCTGCGCAAGGGGAACGGGACCCCAAGCATACGCCGCCGGGGCGTCACTCGAGGAGCGCCAACAGGTCCTCGCGCGTGAGGCCGGCCGCACGGTCGGCTTCGCCGAGGGCGGCGTCGGCCAGCGCTCGCTTCCGCCCCTTCAGCCCCTGGATCCGCTCCTCGACCGTGTCCTCGGCGATGAGTCGGTAGACCATGACCGGCCGCTCCTGGCCGATCCTGTGAGCTCGGTCCGCCGCCTGGTCCTCGACCGCGGGATTCCACCAGGGATCGAGAAGGAAGACGTGGTCGGCCGCGGTGAGATTGAGCCCGGTCCCTCCCGCCTTGAGCGACACGAGCATCACGGGAGGCCCGGCGTCGTCCTGGAAACGCGCGACCACCTCCGCGCGGTCGCGCGTCGACCCGTCGAGCCGCACGAACGCGATCCCCGCCTCCCCTAGGTGCGGCTCGACCCGGTCGAGGAGCGATGTCCATTGGGAGAACACCAGCGCCTTGTGTCCCTCCGCGACGACCTCGTCGAGCGCTTCGAGCAGGAGGGCGACCTTGGACGAAGTCTCCGCCTCGCGCCCCGGGATCAGACCGGAATGGCAGGCCGCCTGCCGCAGCCGGAGGAGGGCTTCGAGCGCCTGGAGCACGCCTCCGCCCGCGTGCAGCCGCTCCACGACCTCGGGGAGCGTCGCGGCACGGACCGTGTCGTAGACCTCGCGCTCGTGCGGGGACAGCTGACAGCGCAGCTCCGCCTCGCTCCGCGGCGGAAGCTCCGGCGCCACCTCCTGCTTGAGCCGCCGCAGCACGAACGGCCGGATCCGCTCCCTGAGCCGCGCCGCCGCCCCGGGCGCGCCCGCCGCCACGGGGCGCGCGTAGCGTGCCTCGAAGTCGTCGCGCCCGCCCAGGAGGCCGCGGTTCAGGAAGTGGATCTGGCTCCACAGCTCGTCGAGCCGGTTCTCGACCGGGGTGCCGGTGAGCGCGATGCGGAATCGCGCGGTCAATGCGAACGCGGCCCGAGCCACCAGGCTGTCGGGGTTCTTGATCGCCTGCGCCTCGTCGAGAATCACGGTGTCCCACGCCTCTCGGGAGAGCGCCTCGGCGTCGAGTCGCAGGATCGCGTACGTGGTGAGGGTGACGTCGGCCGGCGCCGCGAGGGTTCGTCGCTCGCCGTGGTAGACGCCGGAGCTGAGGCCCGGACGGAATCGTCGGATCTCCTCCTCCCAATTGTGGAGGACGCTCGTGGGCGCCACGACGAGCGTCCTCCCCTCGAGCGCGCACAGCGCTTGCAGCGTCTTCCCGAGACCCATGTCGTCGGCCAGGAGCGCGCCCAGGCCGGCGCCGCGCAGGAACGCGAGCCAGTCGATGCCGCGCCGCTGGTAGGCGCGGAGCGTGGCGGTCAGGTCGCGCGGGAGCGGCGATTCCGGGATGCCGGCGAAGCCGGCCAGGAGCGCGGACAGCGGCTTGAAGTCGGGAGGTCGTGGCTGGCCGAGGTCGTCGCACAGCCGCGCGAGATCGGGGAGCGCGCATCGCGGAGTCCCGCCTTGAGGGTCCCGCGCGGCGAGGAGGTCCGCGATCCTCTCCCCGTATCTCGCGAGCCAGTCGAGGGGAAGCGGCGAGAACCCCCCGCCGTCGAGCGGAACGAGGGACGCCCCCTCGCGCCAGGCGCGGAGCACCGCACCCGCTTCGGCCCGCCCGGTTCCTCCGGGAACCTCGAACGCGACGTCGACCCGCCCGCTTTCGGTCCCGATCCGAGGGACGAGAGGCGGCGTGCGGCGGAAGTACTCGAGCTCGCGACGCTTGGGCGCCGGGCCCCACGCCGCGAGCCGCTCGGCGAACGCCACCGCCGCCTCGCCGTCGAACCGTGCGCGGACGCCCGGGGCGAGGTCGAGCTCGCGTCCGAGCGTCGCGAGCAGCCTCTTCTCCTGCCCTTCGTTCCGGATCGGCACCGCGCCTCCGAGATGGACGAGGCGTCCCCCGTCCACGCGTGCGCACGGCGGATCGCCGTACACGAGGAGCGCGAGCACCGAAAGCGACCGTTCCTCCCGCGTGAGATCGAACGCGATTCGAGGTGGCATCGCGGTCCCCTGGGGCAGCCGGTCGGTCCGGATCTCGACGGGGACCCGTTTCCTCAGAGAGGGGAGGACCTCCGTGACCAGCTCGGCCACGTCGCCGGGGCCGAATTGCTTGCCCCGCGGCAGCTCGTGGAGCTCGCGTGCCGTCAGGCGGGCCTCGTCCACGGGTCGGAGCACGCCGGCTGCCAGCGCGATCCCGTTCGCGAACACCGCCGCGACCGACGGATCGCGACCGACGGAGAGCCTAAAGCCGTCACCCTGCTCGTCGAGGGTCGCGACGGGAACTACCGGCGAGGCGGAGGTGCGGACGGGCTCGCCGTCGCAGAGAACCTCCGCGCAACCCGAGAGCGCATCCAGCAGGCGCGCGACGATCGATCTCGGCACAGGACCCCGGTGGTGGGTGCCGAGCGCCATCTCCACCCTTAGGTCGGCCTGGGAGGCGGCGAACCGCGGGCCTCCGGCGCGGCCGGCGGCGATCGAGGCCAGGCTCGCCTCCAGCGGGTGGGCCTCGTCCCCGACGACGATGAACCGGTCGAGCACGAGCCCCCCGGCGGTTCCCGTGAAGCGGTAGCTCAATCGTCCCGCCCGCGTGCCGGCCGCCGGGACGTCGAGCCCTTCCTCCCCGGCGTGGCGGAGCGCGATCACCGCGGCCGCCGCGTGCGCGCAGGCCAGAGACCGCGCTCCGCACGAGCACTCCCAGTCGGCGTCCTCGAGGTAGAGCGTGACGGCCGGGCAGTAGATTCCGCCGCGGGTCACCACGCGGATGAGGACCGTGCCTTCTCCTGAAGGCTCGCGGTGGACGGCCCCCGCACGCGCGAGCTCGACGCCGCGCGACCACGACTCGGGAGAGCTGGCCTCGCGGACGGCTTCGAAGATCTCCTTCACGGGACCGCGACTCCCCCGCGATCGCCGTGGAGTCCGGCGCTCTCGATCCGCGAAGCCGCCGTCCCGGCGCTCACGGCCCCTTGCGGCTCTTCTGCTGGTAGCTCCGCAGGATCATGAACGCCTGATTCAAGCGTTGAATCCTGCGGTTGCGGCTCTTGATGAGGTCGAGGTCGTCCAGAGGGGGCTGCTCCCCCCGGATCTCTCGTAGACAGCGGTCGAGCTCGAGCGCGAGCTGCTCCACCTCGCCGCGGGACATGGTCTTGAACGTGCGCTCCGTGACGAGGTGGTACCCCTCGGCGATGTCCCTCGCCATCGAGAAGGCGCTCCCCCCCAGAAAGTTGACCATGACCGACGGATCATAGCGCGCTCCCGGCGTCCCGCACCACCGCGTGTCACCGGGCTCTCCTCGGGGTTCCCGGCACACAACTCGCCGTCGGTGGAGTTGCTTGACACCGGACGGCACGCCAGCTAGGTTAGCGCCAGGTTCTGGCCGCAATCTCTCGTGCAGAAACGAAGTTTGGCGTGCCGAAGCCCGAGACGTGCCGAGGCACGGTACCCGGACCCGTCGGATCGGGGCGGGGGTCAGGACCCGGGTTGGAGCTCCCCGGCGAGGGAGCGACAGGAGTTCAAGAGCATGGGAACGAGACTGTACGTCGGCAACCTACCCTTCAGCGTCGGAGAGGAGCAGATCCGGGACGTCTTCGCGCAGAACGGCCGGACGGTGAACGAGGTCCGGCTGGTCACGGATCGGGAGACCGGACGTCCGCGAGGCTTCGGCTTCGTCGAGATGGGCAGCCAGGAGGACGCGGACGGCGCCATCCGGGAGCTGAACGGCTTCCAGTTCGGAGGACGGCCCCTGACCGTGAACGAGGCGCGCGAACGCGTGGGTGGCGGTGCCGGCGGCGGGATGGGAGGCGGCGCCCGCAGGGGCGCCGGTGGCGGCGACCGCGGGGGGTACCGCGGCGGCTTCTGATCCGGCCGAGGGACACGGAACGACCCGCCGGGGCGCCTTCGAGCGAAGACGTCCCGTTTCGTCCGCGCCCGAAGCGCAGGCTCCTAGATCGTGCCCAGGAAGGCGGCGAGGGCGCGCGTCGCACGGTCGACCTTCCGGAAACAGGGGAGGCCCGCGCTTCTCATCATCGCGACGAACGGTTCGTAGAGCGTACCCGCATCCACCGAGAACGTCATCGGCTTGGGCGACCTGAGGAACACCTCGATGAGGCGCGACGGAAGGCTCCGGGGACGCGAGATGTCCTCGCCGTGCCCTTCGCCTGCGGCGAGGTCTTCGAGCGCCGGCGTGTTCGGCACCCCGGCCACCACCAGGGCGTCAACATAGGGGTCCTCGGCGATCGCCTCGACGCAACCGACGTACGGCTCCGTCCGGCACACCGGCGTGGCGTCGATCGGGTTGTGGACATCCACGATCCCCGGTAGGAGGCCGCGGAGGCGTCGTTCGGTCTCCGGCGAGAAGCGGGCGAGGGTCATTCCGTAGAGCTTGTCCGCGGCCGCCGTGCACTCGAATCCCGCGTTGGACATCACCGCGACGCGCTTCCCCCGGCGCTTCCGCCCCGCCAGGAACGAGAACGTCATCGTGTAGTCGTCGAAGAGGTCGAGCGTCGGGCACTCGTCGACCCCCGCCGAGCGGACGATCTCGCGGCAAACGTCGTAGTCGCCCACCACCGAAGCGGTGTGCGAAGCGGCCGCCGCCTGCCCCTCTCGGGTGCGTCCTCCCTTGTAGAGCAGGACCTTCCGCCCGCCGGCAACGATCCGCCGCGCGACGGCGAGGAATCGCAGCCCGTCCCCGCGCCGGAACCCCTCGAGATAGACCACGAAGACCTGGATCGCCGGATCGCCCTCGAGATACTCGAGGTAGTCGGACACGGTGACGTCGATCTGATTGCCGAACGAGATCAGGTACCGCGCGCGAATCGTGCGGTCGAGGTTCGACATCTGGGTCACGAGGTGGGCGCCGGACTGGCTGATGCACGCGACGTTCGTCCCCGGCGCGTCGTGGATCGGAAGCTTGTGGGGCGGGATGAAGAACGTGTTGTACCCTCCCGGCACCGAGATGATCCCGAGGCAGTTTCCTCCGTTCACGAGGACGCCGCCGTCGGGCCTGAGGTGCGATCGTTCCACGGCGTCGCGCATCCGCGCCTCGGCGTCCTTCCCCCCTTCCGTCTCGGCGAAGCCGCCGGAGATGAGCGTGACCGTGTGCGCGCGGTGGTTGTCCACGAGGTCCACGACGATCCGGTCGGCCCCCTTGTCCGCCGGGACCGACACCACGGCCATGTCGGGGATCGCAGGCAATGAAGCGGGAGACGAGTAGGCGCGGCAGCCTTCGATCGTCTCGGCGTGCGGGTGGATGGGCCAGATCCGGTCCTGAGGCACGCCGCCCCCCTCCACCAGATTCCGGAGGATGATCCTGCCCGGATTGACGGAATCCGCCGAAGCGCCGATCACCACCGCGCTCCCCGGGGTCAGGAGCTTGCGCAGGTTCGAGACGGGGCGCGGTGCGGGTAGCGGGGCCGGGCGGTGGAGCCGCGCGAGGCCGTCGAGCGCGACGAGCCGCCCGTCTTCGTCCGAGGCGACGAACGGGTTGACCTCGAGCTCGGTGAGGCCGAGGCCGCCGGGAGGATCGAATCCGCCGAGGATGTCCGCGAGCGCTCCGAGGGAGAGCACGAGCCGCGCGAGAGCCGTCTCGGCAACGGCCCCGCGCTTCGCGCTCCTGAGCCCTCCGCAGAGCGCCGCGTGGACGACGGTCCCCCGGACCATGCGGAGCGCCTCGTCGAGGTCGAGATCCAGCGTGGACCGCATGCCGCTCGCCGTCCCCGCGGCGAGGGAGCGCAGGAGGTATTCGGTATCCAGGCCGCCGACCCCGGCGAAGACCACCGGCCCGAACGCCCGGTCGTGGCGAAACCCCGCGAGGATCTCGCGGCCGAGCCCCGCGCGGAACGGGATCTTCCGCGCCACGAGCGCGCCACGCACGTCGGCCGCAGGCGCCGCCGTCGTCGAGGCGGAGAGCACGGAAGCCACCGCGTCGCGTACCGCCGCCGGCTCGTTGCGGACCACGAGGACGCCGCCGGCATCGCTCTTGTGGAGGATCTGCGGCGAGACGACCTTGACCACCGCTTCCGCCGATTCCAGCGCAGCGCACAGGTCGGCGTCCACGCCGTCCGGGCCGGCGACCCGGCGGTGGGCGGGGACGGCGATCCCCGCCGCTCCCAGCAGGACGTACACCTCGTGCTCCAGCAGGATCGACCGGCCTTCGCTCTCGGCGAGGGCCAGGATCGGGTGGGCGGCGGTCGTCGGGACGGCGGCGTCGGGCGTCATGAGGTCTCCCTTCGGCGAAGGGGGTCAGCGAATGGGGCGGGGATTCTACACCGGGGCAACCATCATGGACCATCCGACCGCCCTGAGGACTCTCATCAAAGAACACGCCGGCAGCTCTCCTGCGGAACGGTCCGCGAGGCGGGAGGGTTTGCGGGCGGTCTTTCGCGAGGAGACGGAGCCATGGAATCTGTGAACCTACGGCGCAAGAGCATCTACGGGGCCGCCGTGCTGGCCGTCGCCGGCCTGGCGGTCGCGACGGTCGGTTGCGGAGGTGGCTACGGCGGTGGGGGGGGCGGCGGCGGCGCCACTGCGAGTTACCTCGGGACCATCTCGGGACCCGCGGGAGCGGGCGGTGCGCTCAGGGTGAACGTCACCAGCGGCGGCGGGGGGGGCGGTTACGGGGCGACTTCCTCGTCGATGAAGGTGCTGGCGGCCGCGACCGAGTCCGCGACCGGAACGCTCACGCTCTCCGGCTGCACGGTGTCGCTGGCGGGCACCTTCGACGGGTCGAGCCTTGCGCTTCAGGGGAGCGGAGCGTGCGGAACCTTCAACCTCGCCGGGATGCTGTCCGGCGGTGACATCGAAGGCACGGCCAGCGGCGCGGGGAAGAACTGGGAGTTCGTCGTGCTGCCGGATTCCGGCTCGAGCGTCGCGAGGGTGCTGTGCGGCACCTGGACCGAGCTTCAGAACGGGGCTCCCGACGGCGCGACCGGGGCCTTCGATCTCGTCGTCGAGGGGAGCACGCTGGCCGGGGTCACCCTCGACGGCCAGAACACGCCGCTCCTGCTCTCGGGCACCGTGATGAGCGGCACGAGCGTGACCGTGACGTCCCATGGCCAGACGATCGCGACCGGGACGATCGACGGCTCCGCAGCCACCGGGACTTACGCTTTCGACGGGAGCCAGGGGACCTGGCAGGGATCGTCCTGCCCGTAGATCGGTCGTCGGCCCTGCCGATCCCGACGCTCAGATCGGCGGGACGACGGCGCCGCGTCGCGGCCGGAGGAACACACCGAACAGCACGGCGCCGGCGAGGAAGCCGCCCCCATGGGCCCACCAGGCCACGCCGCCGACCTCGGTGGGGCCGGCGAGGGCGAGGCTGCCCGAGAGGACCTGCGCGACGAACCAGTACGCCAGGAAGAGGAACGCCGGGATCTCGAAGAAGAGCGGGAAGACGAACAGGGGGAACAGCATCAGGATTCGGGCCCGCGGATACAGGATGAAGTAGGCCCCCATGACCCCCGCGATCGCCCCCGACGCCCCCACGGTCGGAACCGTCGAGCTCGGGTTCGTCAGGAGGTGGGTGATTCCCGCCGCGATCCCGCAGAGGAGGTAGAACCCGAGGAAGCGGAACGGCCCCATCCGGTCCTCGACGTTGTCCCCGAAGATAGAGAGCGTCCACATGTTCCCGATGAGGTGGAGCCAGCCCCCGTGGAGGAACATGCTGGTGAAGAACGGCCAGTAGTCGTGCAGCGGGAAGCCGACGCGCGCGGCCCACGTCGGGTGCGCGAACCGCGCGGGGACGATCCCCATCAGATAGAACAGCTCACGGACCTGGTCCCGCGGGAGGGTCGCCGCGAACAAGAACGCGGCGGTGTTCGCGCCGATGAGCAGCACGGTCATCACCGGCGCGTGGCGGCTCGGAACGTCGTCGCGGATCGGGAACATGCCGCGATCAGTCTAGCGCCGCCGGTCTCCGGCGCTCGCCCGAATCCCGCGGCGTCCGATCTATCTCCTCGCGGCGTCGAACGGACCGGGCAGAAGGAGGTGGCTCGTCTCCTTGAACTGGATGCCCACCGCCCCCAGCTCCGCCATGACCGGCTCGTAGATCTCCGGCGTGACGGGAACGTGCACGCCGGTGATCTCCATCTTCTTCTGGAGCATGAGCCGCACGGCGATCGCCGCCGGGAGCGAAACGGTCCGCGCCATGGACGAATCGCCGTGAGGCTGGCCGTAGTCCACGAGGACGCAGACCGTGCGCGCCGACGGGCGGTCGGGCCAGGAGGACACGAACTCGTGTCGCAGGATGATCATGTCCCGCTCGCCGCGGGCGTACGGCATCATCCGCAGCAGCCGGTTGGCCAGTACGTCGAGAGGGGAGGCCTTCTTCTCCGGGATCGGGCGGTCGGACAGGAGCCCGGCCCATTCGAGGCGGGCGAGGATCGGATCGTCGGGCGTCACCCCGATCTTCTCCGCGATCCGCTCCGCGAGGGAGCCGGACTTCGCCTTCGGCAGGAAGCCCGAGAGGAACGAAGCGTAGGTCGTGCCCGGCGCGACGTCGCGCTCCACGAGATCGAGGAGGCCGAGGTCGGCGATTCCCTTCAGGGTCTCGCACCATCCGGGGTACCGGATGGTCCCCCGGAACATGTTCTGAACTCCCTCGAGACCGTAGGTCTCGATGTACGGGAGCGAGTCGCGGTTCGGGTAGATCACGAACAGCCCCAACCCCTCGACGCCGTAAGGCCAGCGATTGGCGAACAGCTTCGGGCCCGGGATCTCGACGACCTTCCCGTTCCTGAGGAACTTCGCGTCGTTGCGCCCCGCGAGGATGACCCCCCGCGGGCTCCACGAGAACTTGTAGCCCCAGGGGTTCGTGTTCGCCTCGAGGGCGGGAAGGCCGCCACAGCAGCTCGAGAAGTGCGTGACGGTGCCGCCCGAGTTCCGGATCTCGTGGATCACCTGCATCGCGGACATGTGGTCGATGCCCGGATCGAGGCCGATCTCGTTCAGGAGCGCGACGCCGGCCTTGCGCGCGGGCTTGTCCAGCTCGCGCATCGCGGGGGAGACGTAGGAGGTGGTCACGACGTGCGCGCCGTGCTTGATCGCCATCTTCGCCACCGCGACGTGATGGGTGTACGGGACGAGGCTCACGACGATCTCGGCCTCCTTGATCAGCGACTCGACCTGCGCGGCGTTGTCCACGTTCACCGAAACGGCCTTGCCCCGCGGATGACCTCCGACCAGCGCCTCGGCCTTGCTGACGGTACGGCTCGCCACGACGACGCGGCGATCGGTCCGCTCCAGGAGGTAGCGCACGATCGGTCGGCTCACGAGCCCCGCTCCCAGGATCAGCACGTTCTTCATCGCGAATCTCCTCCTCAGTGAATCCGGCCGGCCGAGGTCAGGCGGCCAGGTATCGTTCGAGGTAGACGTAGGAGGGCGCCAGCTTCCCGCGGTGGACGATCACGGCGCGCAGGATCTCGGGCGGCAGCGGGAGCTGCTCCAGAGGCTCGTCCCACGGGCAGCGCGCGAGCGCGGGCACGAAGGGGAGGAGCATGTCGCCGAAGTGCTGGGACGCATCCACGGGGAGCTCGCAGGGGAGGTTGTCCACGGCGAGCACCACGGGGCCGCGCCCCGCGATACCGAGCGTGTCGCGTCCGGTCACGGGGTCGTAAACGAAGACGGGATCTCCGGAGTCGGTGCTCCGGACCGTGCACTCCAC includes these proteins:
- a CDS encoding saccharopine dehydrogenase NADP-binding domain-containing protein, which produces MKNVLILGAGLVSRPIVRYLLERTDRRVVVASRTVSKAEALVGGHPRGKAVSVNVDNAAQVESLIKEAEIVVSLVPYTHHVAVAKMAIKHGAHVVTTSYVSPAMRELDKPARKAGVALLNEIGLDPGIDHMSAMQVIHEIRNSGGTVTHFSSCCGGLPALEANTNPWGYKFSWSPRGVILAGRNDAKFLRNGKVVEIPGPKLFANRWPYGVEGLGLFVIYPNRDSLPYIETYGLEGVQNMFRGTIRYPGWCETLKGIADLGLLDLVERDVAPGTTYASFLSGFLPKAKSGSLAERIAEKIGVTPDDPILARLEWAGLLSDRPIPEKKASPLDVLANRLLRMMPYARGERDMIILRHEFVSSWPDRPSARTVCVLVDYGQPHGDSSMARTVSLPAAIAVRLMLQKKMEITGVHVPVTPEIYEPVMAELGAVGIQFKETSHLLLPGPFDAARR